The following proteins come from a genomic window of Candidatus Bipolaricaulis sibiricus:
- a CDS encoding NAD kinase — MEFLHNRRPAATEAVERGLAWCHRNGIEAGVHAGDAPLAAGVDLLVAVGGDGTLLRAAQLLYPREIPVLAVHAGGLGFLSAGDARHIEHALAGVVQGGFRIERRARIAARGVGFNSTALNEVAFVGPAAERFTELDIAVGGERALAVDGDGVVVSTPTGSTAYALAAGGPILAPDVRAMLVVPLAPHHLGLRPIVLPEEATVSVRARGAVQVLADGDAVHTLRAGEVVQVTAAPASTVLVRLADTDSLFARLRDRLGWPA, encoded by the coding sequence GTGGAGTTCCTCCACAACCGGCGCCCGGCGGCGACCGAGGCCGTGGAGCGCGGGTTGGCGTGGTGCCACCGGAACGGGATCGAAGCAGGGGTCCACGCTGGGGATGCGCCGCTTGCCGCGGGAGTGGACCTCCTTGTCGCCGTGGGTGGCGACGGGACGTTGCTCCGAGCAGCGCAGCTTCTGTATCCCCGGGAGATCCCCGTTCTCGCAGTTCACGCGGGCGGGTTGGGGTTCCTGTCTGCAGGCGACGCCCGCCACATCGAGCACGCCCTGGCCGGAGTGGTGCAGGGCGGGTTCCGGATCGAGCGCCGAGCGCGTATCGCCGCACGCGGGGTGGGGTTCAACTCGACGGCCCTCAACGAGGTCGCGTTCGTTGGGCCCGCGGCCGAGCGGTTCACGGAACTCGACATCGCTGTCGGCGGGGAGCGGGCACTGGCGGTCGACGGCGACGGGGTGGTCGTCTCCACGCCGACGGGGAGCACGGCCTATGCCCTCGCTGCGGGCGGGCCGATCCTTGCTCCCGATGTCCGCGCGATGCTGGTGGTACCGCTTGCTCCGCACCATCTCGGGCTTCGTCCGATCGTGCTCCCCGAGGAGGCGACGGTGTCGGTTCGCGCGCGCGGAGCGGTCCAGGTCCTGGCGGATGGCGATGCGGTCCACACGCTCCGAGCGGGAGAGGTGGTGCAGGTGACCGCCGCTCCCGCGAGCACGGTTCTCGTGCGTCTGGCTGACACCGACTCGCTGTTCGCCCGACTTCGGGACAGGCTTGGCTGGCCCGCATGA
- a CDS encoding Thermostable carboxypeptidase 1: MSALQELRAYVREITEIQSAAALCAWDQRTHMPEKGGEARAKVLGRLERMAFERVVSDRMGELLADAERSGAHSEVDRALIRVWKHDHTRNRAIPPALYQKFVETTSRAESVWEKAKAASDFGLFRPHLAEVVDLVREITKLIGFKDSPYDALLDEYEPGMTVSSLRPLLASLRTELVAFLRELSRGRPPRPLPSGTYPIDAQREMCREALGWIGYDFGAGRLDDSAHPFTIGVGVGDVRVTNRYQDEEPFPGLFGALHEGGHALYAQGTDPALAWTGLAGGASFGIHESQSRFWENQIGRSRAFWAHAHPRLVRYFPHLARTTPDDVWRHVNRAEASLIRVEADEVTYNLHICLRFEIEVDLIEGRLGVDGLPERWNQAMADYLGVTPPDDRSGVLQDVHWSGGMFGYFPSYALGNLYGAQITETAEREIPGFWDKVRTGQLTPIREWLRENVHRHGRVYLPEDLVKRVTGSGLSAEPFLRYIRDRYGEVYGL, encoded by the coding sequence ATGAGCGCCCTTCAGGAACTGAGAGCCTACGTTCGGGAGATCACCGAGATCCAGTCCGCGGCGGCGCTGTGCGCGTGGGACCAGCGGACCCACATGCCGGAGAAGGGTGGCGAAGCACGGGCCAAGGTCCTGGGGCGGCTGGAGCGGATGGCGTTCGAGCGGGTGGTGTCCGACCGCATGGGCGAGCTCCTCGCAGACGCCGAGCGCAGCGGGGCCCACTCCGAGGTCGATCGCGCTCTGATCCGCGTCTGGAAGCACGATCACACCCGGAACCGCGCCATCCCGCCCGCCCTGTACCAGAAGTTCGTCGAGACCACCTCCCGAGCCGAGTCAGTGTGGGAGAAGGCCAAGGCCGCGTCGGACTTCGGTCTGTTTCGCCCTCACCTCGCCGAGGTTGTGGACCTCGTGCGGGAGATCACGAAGCTGATTGGGTTCAAGGATAGCCCGTACGACGCGCTTCTCGACGAGTACGAGCCGGGGATGACCGTCTCCTCTCTGCGACCCCTTCTCGCCAGCCTGCGCACGGAGCTCGTCGCCTTCCTTCGGGAGCTGTCCCGCGGACGGCCGCCCCGGCCGTTGCCGTCGGGAACGTACCCGATTGACGCGCAGCGGGAGATGTGCCGCGAGGCGCTGGGGTGGATCGGGTACGACTTCGGAGCCGGCCGGCTCGATGATTCCGCCCACCCGTTCACGATCGGCGTCGGCGTGGGCGATGTGCGGGTGACGAACCGCTACCAAGACGAGGAACCGTTCCCGGGGCTGTTCGGCGCACTCCACGAGGGGGGACACGCCCTGTACGCTCAGGGGACCGACCCGGCGTTGGCCTGGACCGGGCTTGCGGGCGGCGCTTCGTTCGGCATCCACGAGTCCCAGTCCCGGTTCTGGGAGAACCAGATCGGACGGAGTCGGGCGTTCTGGGCCCACGCCCATCCGCGGCTCGTGCGGTACTTCCCCCACCTGGCTCGGACAACGCCGGACGACGTGTGGCGGCACGTGAACCGAGCCGAGGCATCGCTCATCCGGGTCGAAGCCGACGAGGTCACCTACAACCTCCACATCTGCCTCCGGTTCGAGATCGAGGTGGATCTGATCGAGGGACGGTTGGGCGTAGACGGGCTTCCCGAGCGGTGGAACCAGGCGATGGCGGACTACCTGGGCGTGACCCCTCCCGACGACCGGAGCGGCGTCCTGCAGGACGTGCACTGGTCGGGCGGGATGTTCGGCTACTTCCCGTCCTACGCTCTGGGCAACCTGTACGGGGCGCAGATCACGGAGACGGCGGAGCGGGAGATCCCGGGGTTCTGGGACAAGGTGCGGACCGGCCAGCTCACCCCGATTCGCGAGTGGCTGCGGGAGAACGTGCACCGCCATGGACGGGTGTACCTACCCGAGGATCTCGTGAAGCGGGTCACGGGAAGTGGCCTGTCGGCCGAGCCGTTCCTGCGCTACATCCGGGACAGGTACGGGGAGGTCTACGGGTTGTAG
- a CDS encoding Septum formation protein Maf has product MMSMAPDYGQAVSPRQRLILASSSPRRIELLQLLAPQFKVVTPDVDEGTVAVPEDLVYVARRKAHQVRVDEPSGIVIAADTGVFRDGRAFGKPRDVAEASDILRQLSGGWHSVFTGLVVGASTGWREALVETRVLFKRLSEAEIQRYLAWEDVLDKAGAYAIQGRAAPFVTRIEGEYFNVMGLPLATLYSLLLDLGWDVPLP; this is encoded by the coding sequence ATGATGTCCATGGCCCCGGATTATGGACAGGCGGTCTCCCCGCGACAACGGCTGATCCTGGCGTCGAGCTCGCCCCGGCGGATCGAGCTCCTGCAGCTTCTCGCCCCGCAGTTCAAGGTCGTGACCCCGGACGTGGACGAGGGCACGGTCGCCGTTCCCGAAGACCTCGTCTACGTCGCACGTCGGAAGGCTCACCAGGTACGTGTGGACGAGCCATCGGGCATCGTGATCGCCGCCGACACCGGCGTGTTCCGCGACGGTCGGGCGTTCGGAAAGCCGCGCGACGTGGCGGAGGCGTCGGACATCCTGCGCCAACTCAGTGGGGGATGGCACTCCGTGTTCACCGGACTTGTGGTGGGAGCCTCGACGGGGTGGCGCGAGGCCCTTGTCGAGACGCGCGTCCTGTTCAAGCGTCTCTCCGAAGCAGAGATCCAGCGATACCTGGCGTGGGAAGACGTTCTCGACAAGGCAGGTGCCTACGCAATCCAAGGACGGGCGGCCCCCTTCGTGACGCGGATCGAGGGCGAGTACTTCAACGTGATGGGACTCCCGCTCGCCACCCTCTACTCGTTGCTCCTCGACCTGGGGTGGGACGTCCCCCTCCCCTGA
- a CDS encoding Aconitate hydratase: MSHILRHAALPTEVIRVAKTLTEKILAEHIVEGTLDKGHEVGIRIDQCLTQDSTGTMAWLEFESLGLDKVQAELVVSYSDHTSLGFKGESTDDHLFLQSIASHYSAKFSKNGNGVCHQVHYERFGIPGKTLLGSDSHTPTAGGLGMLGIGAGGADVAVAMGGGVFYLTVPKVLRVVLTGKLPWGVTAKDVALEILHRISVKGGVGHFIEFAGPGVKTLSVPERATITNMCTETGATSSIFPSDAVTRKFLEMQGRGADWRPLAADAGGQYDATLEIDLSSLVPLVAMPGSPDNVVPVTDVAGTKIDQVFIGSCTNGSYRDIKVVAKILEGKHVAPEIDVVVSPASRQAWEMLVKDGSFLALTRAGVRLIEPGCNACIGIGFVPGTNSLSLRTVNRNWKGRGGNELGKLALTSPEVAAASALTGAIADPRELPPVTVRVAKLVVDDVMIVEPQGPSVPIRRAPNIVKMAPPRPLPSVLGGEVLLKVGDGVSTDAILPAGPLTQHLRSNLPEIATFTFHYEDKTFAARAAEKGGGFIVGGENYGQGSSREHAALAPWQLGIKAVIAKSFARIHKANLINVGILPLVGDTAGLDTGDKLEIDVSDLRRPLVVRNVTKATTIPVVAELSDRDIRMIRVGGLLAMALAGRR, from the coding sequence ATGTCTCACATTCTGAGACACGCCGCCCTCCCCACCGAGGTGATCCGTGTGGCGAAAACGTTGACGGAGAAGATCCTCGCCGAGCACATCGTGGAGGGTACGCTCGACAAGGGACACGAGGTGGGCATCCGGATCGATCAGTGTCTGACCCAGGATTCCACGGGAACGATGGCGTGGCTGGAGTTCGAATCCCTCGGCCTGGACAAGGTCCAGGCGGAATTGGTCGTGTCGTACAGCGACCATACGTCGCTGGGGTTCAAGGGTGAGTCCACCGACGATCACCTGTTCCTCCAATCGATCGCCTCGCACTACAGCGCCAAGTTCTCCAAGAACGGGAACGGGGTCTGCCACCAGGTGCACTACGAGCGGTTTGGGATCCCCGGAAAGACGCTCCTCGGCTCGGACTCCCACACCCCCACGGCTGGCGGATTGGGGATGCTCGGGATCGGGGCCGGCGGCGCCGACGTGGCCGTGGCGATGGGCGGGGGGGTGTTCTACCTCACCGTGCCCAAGGTGCTGCGCGTGGTCCTCACCGGAAAGCTTCCGTGGGGCGTCACCGCGAAGGACGTCGCCCTGGAGATCCTCCACCGGATCTCGGTGAAGGGCGGCGTGGGCCACTTCATCGAGTTCGCCGGGCCCGGCGTGAAGACCCTGTCCGTACCCGAGCGGGCGACGATCACGAACATGTGCACCGAGACCGGCGCCACGTCGTCGATCTTCCCCTCGGATGCGGTGACAAGGAAGTTCCTGGAGATGCAGGGTCGGGGCGCGGACTGGCGCCCACTCGCAGCAGACGCGGGGGGGCAGTACGACGCGACGCTGGAGATCGATCTCTCGTCCCTCGTCCCCCTCGTCGCGATGCCCGGGAGCCCGGACAACGTGGTCCCGGTGACGGACGTCGCCGGCACGAAGATCGACCAGGTCTTCATCGGTTCGTGCACGAACGGATCGTACCGCGACATCAAGGTCGTGGCGAAGATCCTCGAGGGCAAGCACGTCGCTCCGGAGATCGACGTCGTGGTGTCGCCGGCCTCCCGCCAAGCGTGGGAGATGCTCGTCAAGGACGGAAGCTTCCTCGCCCTGACCCGCGCTGGAGTCCGGCTCATCGAGCCTGGCTGCAACGCGTGCATCGGGATCGGGTTTGTTCCCGGCACGAACTCCCTCTCGCTCCGCACGGTGAACCGGAACTGGAAGGGGCGCGGGGGAAACGAGCTCGGAAAGCTCGCCCTCACCAGCCCCGAGGTGGCCGCGGCGTCGGCCCTGACGGGGGCGATTGCCGACCCGCGCGAGCTCCCACCGGTCACGGTGCGGGTCGCCAAGCTCGTTGTCGATGACGTGATGATCGTCGAGCCGCAGGGCCCGTCCGTTCCCATCCGGCGGGCCCCGAACATCGTGAAGATGGCCCCCCCACGTCCCCTGCCGTCCGTGCTTGGGGGCGAGGTCCTGCTCAAGGTCGGGGACGGGGTCTCCACGGATGCGATCCTCCCTGCCGGCCCGCTCACCCAGCACCTGCGCTCGAACCTGCCCGAGATCGCCACGTTCACGTTCCACTACGAGGACAAGACGTTCGCGGCCCGCGCGGCGGAGAAGGGCGGGGGGTTCATCGTGGGCGGCGAGAACTACGGTCAAGGCTCATCCCGCGAGCACGCGGCGCTCGCCCCGTGGCAGCTCGGGATCAAGGCCGTCATCGCCAAGAGCTTTGCCCGAATCCACAAGGCAAACCTGATCAACGTGGGGATCCTTCCCCTCGTGGGCGACACCGCGGGCCTCGACACCGGCGACAAGCTGGAGATCGACGTCTCCGACCTCCGCCGCCCGCTTGTCGTGCGCAACGTCACCAAGGCAACGACGATCCCGGTCGTGGCCGAGCTCTCCGATCGCGACATCCGCATGATCCGGGTGGGGGGGCTCCTGGCGATGGCCCTCGCCGGCAGAAGGTAG
- a CDS encoding radical activating enzyme: MVLPRYLNLTAAELSKRATQLRALASPCRLCPRACGVERDRGERGFCGAPLVPWVASFGPHFGEEEVLVGKGGSGTIFFSGCVLRCVYCQNATISQLGEGTAITVHQLARIMLHLQASGCENINLVTPTHQAPPIVAAVEMARDNGLRLPLVWNCGGYESVDALRLLEGIVDIYMPDFKYGDNAFGAALSAVPDYVDRAQEALREMHRQVGDLVVDGGIAVRGLLVRHLVLPDGLAGSEAVLSFIAREISPNTFVNVMAQYRPAHRAREHPLLRRPLSGAEHAQVLALAHRMGLRRAGAH, from the coding sequence ATGGTGCTTCCGCGCTACCTCAACCTCACCGCAGCGGAGCTCAGCAAGCGGGCCACACAGCTTCGGGCACTGGCCTCGCCCTGCCGCCTCTGTCCTCGGGCCTGCGGGGTGGAGCGGGACCGAGGTGAACGAGGGTTCTGCGGGGCCCCCCTCGTCCCGTGGGTGGCTAGCTTCGGGCCCCACTTCGGGGAGGAGGAAGTCCTGGTCGGCAAGGGAGGCTCGGGGACGATCTTCTTCTCCGGGTGCGTGCTGCGGTGCGTGTACTGCCAGAACGCCACGATCTCCCAGCTCGGGGAGGGAACCGCGATCACTGTCCACCAGCTGGCGCGCATCATGCTCCACCTGCAAGCGAGTGGCTGCGAGAACATCAACCTCGTGACCCCGACCCACCAGGCACCTCCCATCGTCGCCGCGGTCGAGATGGCCCGGGACAACGGACTCCGTCTTCCCCTGGTGTGGAACTGCGGCGGGTACGAATCGGTCGATGCTCTGCGTCTTCTGGAGGGCATCGTGGACATCTACATGCCCGACTTCAAGTACGGAGACAACGCTTTCGGTGCTGCTCTGTCGGCCGTGCCGGACTACGTGGACCGCGCACAGGAGGCCCTGCGCGAGATGCACCGCCAGGTTGGAGACCTCGTCGTTGATGGTGGAATCGCCGTGCGCGGCCTCCTCGTCCGCCACCTCGTCCTTCCCGATGGGCTCGCGGGTTCGGAGGCCGTGCTGTCATTCATCGCCCGCGAGATCTCGCCGAACACGTTCGTCAACGTGATGGCCCAGTACCGACCTGCGCACCGGGCCCGCGAACACCCCCTGCTACGCCGCCCGCTGTCTGGCGCCGAGCACGCGCAGGTCCTCGCCCTCGCCCACCGAATGGGTCTACGCCGCGCAGGCGCGCACTGA
- a CDS encoding Carbonic anhydrase, beta class, translated as MNRTQALHALIEGNRRHARGAHHHPHQDPDRIAFLVSGQSPWAAVLGCSDSRVPPEIVFDQGLGDLFVVRTAGHVCDATVLASLGYAVHHLQVPLVVVLGHTGCGAVRAAIAHRPDEPEDCLCAALRPAIERARLCAGDLCDQAVRLHVEGMVAYLRQALSGPEGPDVVGAVYHLGSGRVEFLTPGELTPGPGRPG; from the coding sequence ATGAACCGCACCCAAGCTCTGCACGCCCTCATCGAGGGAAACCGTCGCCACGCCCGCGGCGCCCATCACCATCCACACCAAGACCCCGACCGCATCGCCTTCCTCGTCTCGGGCCAAAGCCCGTGGGCCGCCGTTCTCGGTTGCTCCGATTCGCGCGTTCCCCCGGAGATCGTGTTCGATCAAGGCCTGGGTGACCTGTTCGTCGTGCGCACGGCCGGCCACGTCTGCGACGCCACCGTCCTGGCCAGCCTGGGGTACGCCGTCCACCACCTCCAGGTCCCCCTCGTGGTCGTCCTGGGGCACACCGGCTGTGGTGCCGTGCGCGCGGCCATCGCCCATCGGCCCGACGAGCCCGAGGACTGCCTGTGCGCTGCGCTCCGACCGGCAATCGAGAGGGCACGCCTCTGCGCGGGCGACCTCTGCGACCAGGCCGTGCGGCTCCACGTGGAGGGGATGGTCGCGTACCTCCGGCAGGCCCTGTCCGGACCAGAGGGCCCGGACGTGGTGGGCGCGGTGTACCACCTGGGCTCAGGGCGTGTCGAGTTCCTCACCCCAGGTGAGCTTACCCCTGGGCCGGGGCGGCCCGGCTGA
- a CDS encoding D-3-phosphoglycerate dehydrogenase: protein MRVLICDPVEEKALARLRAAGVEVVVRTGMSPEDLAAKLARGYEAIVVRSATKVRKPALDAARGLKLIVRAGVGLDNVDADHARAKGIQVLNTPRASSDAVAELALAHMFALARSLTQATQSVRDGKWEKKAFVGIELQGKTLGVVGIGRIGQALARRAVALGMRVIACDPFVTTSPIPEVKLVSLEDLLRDSHFVSLHIPPDPAGPVIGPKQFAQMRQGAYLVNCARGEVVDEEALLEALNSGKLAGAGLDVFAVEPPSNVALLRHPKVTLTPHVGAQTVEAQQRIGDEVVALLLEYAGKG, encoded by the coding sequence ATGCGTGTCCTGATCTGCGATCCAGTCGAGGAGAAGGCCCTCGCCCGGCTCCGCGCAGCGGGGGTGGAGGTCGTGGTCCGCACAGGGATGAGTCCCGAGGACCTCGCAGCGAAACTCGCCCGAGGGTACGAGGCGATCGTCGTCCGCTCGGCGACGAAGGTGCGAAAGCCTGCGCTCGATGCTGCACGGGGCCTGAAGCTCATTGTCCGCGCCGGGGTCGGGTTGGACAACGTCGACGCTGACCACGCCAGGGCGAAGGGGATCCAGGTCCTCAATACACCGCGGGCAAGCTCGGATGCCGTGGCAGAGCTTGCACTGGCCCACATGTTCGCCCTTGCCCGCTCCCTGACTCAGGCAACGCAATCGGTGCGCGACGGCAAGTGGGAGAAGAAGGCGTTCGTGGGGATCGAGCTCCAAGGGAAGACGCTCGGAGTGGTGGGGATTGGGCGGATCGGCCAGGCCCTCGCCCGGCGAGCCGTAGCCCTGGGGATGCGGGTCATCGCCTGCGACCCGTTTGTCACGACGTCGCCGATCCCCGAGGTGAAGCTGGTGTCGTTGGAGGATCTCCTGCGGGATAGCCACTTCGTCTCGCTCCACATACCCCCCGACCCTGCGGGCCCCGTGATCGGACCGAAGCAGTTCGCCCAGATGAGACAAGGAGCCTACCTCGTCAACTGCGCGCGGGGCGAGGTTGTGGACGAAGAGGCACTTCTGGAGGCGCTGAACTCGGGCAAGCTCGCCGGCGCAGGGTTGGACGTGTTTGCCGTCGAACCCCCGAGCAACGTGGCCCTCCTCCGGCACCCCAAGGTCACCCTCACCCCCCACGTCGGCGCCCAGACGGTGGAGGCGCAACAGCGGATCGGCGACGAGGTCGTGGCGCTCCTCCTCGAATACGCGGGCAAGGGCTGA
- a CDS encoding Serine--glyoxylate aminotransferase: protein MRNAHSKLFTPGPTEVRPEVLQAMAVPQIYHRSPEFRELYAEIQPKLQKLLYTQQPVLLFAASSTGVMEAAVQNCVGKRCLNLVNGAFSKRWHEITAACGIPCETLEVPWNVAIKPEMVEEKLRSGDYDAVTLVHNETSTGLLNPLREIAAVVRKFPDVLLLVDSVSGMGGVKIEFDALGIDVLLAGVQKALALPAGLAVCAVSERALKRAQQVKSRTYYFSFPVMMKSHAKNETPATPAIPHLFALNVQLDAILAEGLDRRFARHDEMAAVTQSWAQRHFAMYPEKGYWSKTVSCISNTREISVEDLNKTLVRDHGLRISNGYGDLKGKTFRIGHMGDHTVADVRGLLATIDAVLGL from the coding sequence ATGCGTAACGCCCACAGCAAGTTGTTCACCCCTGGACCGACCGAGGTCCGCCCGGAGGTCCTGCAGGCCATGGCCGTCCCCCAGATCTACCATCGCTCCCCCGAGTTCCGCGAGCTGTACGCGGAGATCCAACCCAAGCTCCAGAAGCTTCTCTACACCCAGCAGCCGGTGTTGTTATTTGCTGCCTCATCGACCGGAGTGATGGAGGCTGCTGTTCAAAATTGCGTGGGGAAAAGGTGCCTCAACCTCGTGAACGGGGCGTTCAGCAAGCGCTGGCACGAGATCACCGCTGCGTGCGGGATCCCCTGTGAGACGCTCGAGGTGCCGTGGAACGTCGCGATCAAGCCGGAGATGGTGGAAGAGAAGCTCCGCAGCGGCGACTACGATGCGGTGACCCTCGTCCACAACGAGACTTCCACCGGCCTGTTGAACCCGCTGCGGGAGATCGCGGCGGTGGTCCGAAAGTTCCCCGACGTGCTGCTCCTCGTGGACTCGGTGTCGGGAATGGGGGGGGTGAAGATCGAGTTCGACGCCCTCGGCATCGATGTCCTGTTGGCTGGAGTGCAGAAGGCCCTCGCTCTGCCCGCTGGCCTTGCTGTGTGCGCGGTATCCGAGCGCGCCCTGAAGCGAGCACAACAGGTGAAGTCCCGCACCTACTACTTCAGTTTCCCAGTCATGATGAAGTCCCATGCGAAGAACGAGACCCCGGCGACACCGGCTATCCCTCACCTGTTCGCGCTCAACGTGCAGCTCGACGCGATCCTCGCCGAGGGCCTTGATCGCCGATTCGCCCGCCATGACGAGATGGCCGCCGTCACCCAGTCGTGGGCCCAGCGCCACTTCGCGATGTACCCGGAGAAGGGATACTGGTCGAAGACCGTGTCGTGCATCTCCAACACCCGCGAGATCTCGGTGGAGGATCTGAACAAGACTCTCGTGCGCGACCACGGACTCCGGATCTCGAACGGTTATGGCGATCTGAAGGGGAAGACGTTCCGCATTGGCCACATGGGGGACCACACCGTGGCCGATGTGCGCGGGTTGCTGGCAACGATCGACGCAGTGCTCGGACTCTAG
- a CDS encoding Transcriptional regulator, IclR family: MNTLEKGLRILTLLGEGQSELSAADIARALGLPRSTAYRYVAALRSHGLIEEDPHTGLLRLGPRLLQLAGSVRRKGLIEIALPRMERLVAATGETVILAGLHETSGICLERVEGHHALRVSHERGAVFPLHAGATGKVLLAYLPKDDQERIIAQGLPRFTATTITDPTALRVELDRIRSVGYAESDGEVIPHTYGLAVPILSGAGRILAALGASAPSTRLGARTKKPVLNELSTTAQAIARELEIYNRS, translated from the coding sequence GTGAACACCCTCGAAAAGGGCCTGCGGATCCTCACCCTCCTGGGCGAGGGTCAGTCCGAGCTGAGCGCGGCCGACATCGCCCGCGCCCTCGGCCTTCCCCGAAGCACGGCCTACCGGTACGTCGCCGCCCTCAGGTCGCACGGCCTGATCGAGGAGGACCCCCACACGGGCCTGCTCCGGCTGGGGCCACGGCTCCTTCAGCTCGCGGGAAGCGTGCGGCGGAAGGGGCTCATCGAGATCGCCTTGCCACGGATGGAGCGTCTGGTGGCGGCAACCGGCGAGACGGTCATCCTGGCAGGTCTCCACGAGACGAGCGGGATCTGCCTCGAGCGGGTGGAGGGACACCACGCCCTGCGTGTGTCACACGAACGGGGGGCGGTGTTTCCCCTCCACGCCGGGGCAACGGGCAAGGTGCTCCTCGCGTACCTGCCCAAGGACGATCAGGAGAGGATCATCGCCCAAGGCCTGCCCCGGTTCACCGCGACCACGATCACCGATCCCACCGCGTTGAGGGTTGAACTCGACCGCATCCGGAGTGTCGGGTACGCCGAGAGCGATGGAGAAGTGATCCCCCACACGTACGGCCTTGCCGTACCGATCTTGAGCGGAGCGGGTCGGATTCTCGCTGCGCTGGGGGCCTCAGCTCCCAGCACACGGTTGGGGGCGCGAACCAAGAAACCTGTACTGAATGAACTCTCCACCACAGCGCAGGCCATCGCGCGCGAGCTGGAGATCTACAACAGGAGCTAG
- a CDS encoding histone deacetylase, with translation MLQHYLARLGYPFVEPAPASDEALLAVHTPEHIRRVGTGAFHDPDCPAYPGIDRYARLAAGGAILAQRRRGFSILRPPGHHAGASYLGGFCYYNNIAVAVRAAGVRTLIVDIDGHHGNGTESIFYGDPNVTYVSLHRIYNYPGTGHVSRGNCLNYPLPPRCGKTLYVETLERALREAGQGYAELAISAGFDTYKEDPLASLGLDVEAFYDIGYVLGDTKLPVFCVLEGGYVPEIMGPAADALVQGLQEGGAATG, from the coding sequence ATGCTCCAGCACTACCTCGCACGGCTTGGGTACCCGTTCGTGGAGCCCGCGCCTGCGTCTGACGAGGCGCTTCTGGCTGTGCACACCCCTGAGCACATCCGACGGGTGGGGACGGGCGCGTTTCACGACCCCGATTGCCCGGCGTACCCGGGTATCGACCGCTACGCACGCCTGGCTGCGGGTGGCGCGATCCTTGCCCAGCGGCGCCGTGGATTCTCGATCCTCCGTCCTCCCGGCCATCACGCTGGGGCGTCCTACCTCGGTGGGTTCTGCTACTACAACAACATTGCTGTCGCGGTGCGCGCGGCGGGGGTGCGCACCCTGATCGTCGACATCGACGGCCACCACGGCAATGGAACCGAGTCCATTTTCTACGGCGATCCGAACGTGACCTACGTGTCACTCCACCGCATCTACAACTACCCGGGCACCGGGCACGTGTCACGGGGCAACTGCCTGAACTACCCCCTGCCGCCGCGGTGCGGGAAGACCCTCTACGTGGAGACCCTCGAGCGGGCGCTGCGCGAGGCTGGTCAGGGGTACGCCGAACTCGCGATCTCGGCGGGGTTCGACACGTACAAGGAGGACCCACTGGCGTCCCTCGGGCTGGATGTCGAGGCGTTCTACGACATCGGGTACGTGCTCGGGGACACGAAGCTTCCCGTGTTCTGCGTACTCGAAGGGGGGTACGTTCCGGAGATCATGGGCCCCGCTGCCGACGCGCTCGTTCAGGGCCTACAGGAGGGTGGCGCGGCCACCGGCTAG